The Nitrospira sp. SG-bin1 genome window below encodes:
- a CDS encoding sulfurase — MSTRPPYPHVHQISISDGGVPKLPVWEAKVREQGLEGDRQRNLKFHGGPDRAVCLYSLELIERLQDEGHPIDAGSSGENLTLSGLDWDLVRPGVRLTIGPDIRLEVTDYTTPCSHNARWFREEDFSRISQKINPGWSRVYAKVLRGGVVRPGDEVIIEP; from the coding sequence ATGTCCACCAGGCCCCCGTATCCCCATGTCCATCAGATCAGCATCTCCGATGGTGGTGTGCCTAAGTTGCCCGTGTGGGAGGCCAAAGTACGCGAACAAGGGTTGGAGGGCGATCGGCAGCGGAATCTCAAGTTCCACGGAGGCCCTGACCGTGCGGTCTGTTTGTACTCGCTTGAACTCATAGAACGGCTCCAGGACGAAGGCCATCCTATTGACGCCGGATCATCCGGTGAAAACCTGACCTTGTCCGGTTTGGACTGGGACCTGGTACGACCAGGTGTGCGGTTGACGATTGGCCCGGACATCCGGCTCGAAGTGACCGACTATACGACACCCTGCAGTCACAATGCGCGCTGGTTTCGTGAGGAGGACTTCTCGCGTATTTCGCAGAAGATCAATCCTGGCTGGAGCCGTGTCTATGCGAAGGTCTTACGTGGCGGTGTGGTGCGGCCGGGCGACGAAGTGATAATTGAACCGTAA